A portion of the Coturnix japonica isolate 7356 chromosome 4, Coturnix japonica 2.1, whole genome shotgun sequence genome contains these proteins:
- the YIPF6 gene encoding protein YIPF6, translating into MAAAEGSGAAAATEPLFAGLADVSISEDIPVEGEITVPVGSNSPEEDYSTLDEPVRDTILRDLKAVGKKFVHVMYPKKSSALLRDWDLWGPLVLCVSLALMLQGRSADSKEDGGPQFAEVFVIIWFGAVVITLNSKLLGGTISFFQSLCVLGYCILPLTVAMLVCRLVLLAGSGTVSFIIRLIVVIAMFAWSTLASTAFLADSQPPHRKALVVYPIFLFYFVISWMILTFTPQ; encoded by the exons atggcggcggcggaGGGGAGTGGAGCGGCGGCAGCGACCGAGCCGCTG TTTGCAGGGCTGGCAGATGTGTCGATATCTGAGGATATCCCAGTGGAAGGGGAGATCACTGTTCCTGTTGGGTCCAACTCCCCAGAGGAAGATTACTCCACGCTGGATGAACCTGTCAGGGATACCATT CTGAGAGATCTGAAGGCTGTTGGGAAGAAATTTGTCCATGTCATGTATCCCAAAAAGAGCAGCGCACTCCTCAGAGACT GGGATCTCTGGGGGCCTTTGGTGCTTTGTGTCTCACTTGCTCT GATGCTGCAGGGGAGATCAGCGGATAGCAAGGAAGATGGAGGGCCGCAGTTTGCCGAGGTCTTCGTCATCATCTGGTTTGGTGCAGTTGTCATCACACTAAACTCAAAGCTTCTTGGAGGAACTAT ATCTTTTTTTCAGAGCCTGTGTGTTCTGGGTTACTGCATCCTGCCCCTGACGGTGGCAATGCTGGTGTgcaggctggtgctgctggcaggttCCGGCACTGTCAGCTTCATTATACGCCTGATTGTAGTGATTGCTATGTTTGCTTGGTCAACGTTAG CATCTACAGCCTTCTTGGCAGACAGCCAGCCTCCGCACCGCAAAGCACTCGTAGTGTACCCCATCTTCCTCTTCTACTTCGTTATCAGCTGGATGATTCTCACCTTTACACCTCAGTGA